From one Enterococcus sp. DIV2402 genomic stretch:
- the opp3b gene encoding oligopeptide ABC transporter permease, translating to MNSYIKYLLKRVFYMLITLWLIATITFFLMQFLPGTPYSNAEKLSPEQIALLNKQLGLDKPVIVQYGNYLLNLLQGNFGISFQFKNQAVSSLLGGRIGPSMQLGVQAIIFGTVFGTILGTISAMKQNSWVDTGATLVAILGRSIPNFVFAVLLQYIFAIKLQILPIAKWDSFIYTILPTIALAMSPLADSARFIRTEMVEVLHSDYVELARAKGLSRWEISFRHGLRNSLIPLLTLLGPLAVGLMTGSLVVENIFAIPGIGEQFVKSIMTNDYPTIMAVTILYSAMLIFVIFIVDILYGIVDPRIRVSEGSRG from the coding sequence GTGAATAGTTATATTAAATACTTATTAAAACGCGTATTTTATATGCTGATTACGCTGTGGTTAATTGCAACAATTACATTTTTCTTGATGCAATTTCTACCAGGAACACCGTATTCAAATGCAGAAAAATTATCGCCAGAGCAAATTGCTCTCTTAAATAAACAGTTAGGTTTAGATAAACCTGTAATTGTGCAATATGGAAATTACTTATTAAACTTGTTACAAGGTAATTTCGGAATTTCATTCCAATTTAAAAACCAAGCAGTTTCTAGCTTATTAGGGGGTCGTATTGGACCATCTATGCAATTGGGGGTTCAAGCAATTATCTTCGGAACGGTTTTTGGAACTATTTTAGGAACCATTTCTGCGATGAAACAAAACTCTTGGGTGGACACAGGTGCGACTTTAGTAGCAATCTTGGGCCGCTCAATCCCTAACTTTGTATTTGCGGTATTATTACAATACATTTTTGCGATTAAATTACAAATTTTGCCAATTGCGAAATGGGATAGTTTCATCTACACTATTTTACCAACAATCGCGCTTGCAATGTCACCATTAGCCGATTCTGCGCGTTTTATTCGTACAGAAATGGTTGAAGTATTACACAGTGATTATGTTGAATTAGCTCGAGCAAAAGGTTTAAGTCGTTGGGAAATTTCTTTCCGTCATGGCTTGCGCAATAGTTTAATTCCATTATTAACCTTGTTAGGACCTTTAGCTGTTGGATTAATGACAGGTTCATTAGTTGTTGAAAATATTTTTGCGATTCCTGGTATTGGAGAACAATTCGTAAAATCAATCATGACCAATGATTACCCAACAATTATGGCGGTAACAATTTTATATTCAGCAATGTTAATTTTCGTGATTTTTATTGTCGATATCTTATACGGAATTGTTGATCCTCGTATTCGTGTATCAGAAGGGAGTCGTGGATAA
- the opp3C gene encoding oligopeptide ABC transporter permease has product MENAKRTQAEINQIPASQFEPLEKNTAIEREVISAPSLSFLQDSWRRLKKNKAAVFSSSLLLVILLISIVTIFFSPHDPTAQNVNYINLPPKIPGIDINGFNGTAMVGGQLVDKYAAANVPDDVHFFLGTDGLGRDLLSRLFMGTRISLLIAFIAAMLDIIFGVTYGLISGLLGGRVDNVMQRILEVLSGIPNLVVMILMLVVFKPGIFSIVAAMAITNWIPMARIVRAQTMKLKDQEFVLAATTLGEKRSKIAFKHILPNISSVIIVQMMFSIPSAIFFEAFLSFIGLGLKPPTASLGMLLSDGYKTFRFLPYQMWIPAVVLSVIMIGFNLLADGLRDAFDPKMKE; this is encoded by the coding sequence ATGGAAAACGCAAAGAGAACACAAGCGGAAATTAATCAAATTCCAGCTTCTCAATTTGAACCCTTAGAAAAAAATACTGCGATTGAACGTGAAGTCATTTCGGCACCTTCTTTAAGCTTTTTACAAGATTCTTGGCGTCGTTTGAAGAAAAATAAAGCGGCTGTTTTTTCTAGTAGTTTATTACTTGTCATTCTTTTGATTTCGATTGTGACAATTTTCTTCTCACCACATGATCCAACCGCACAAAATGTAAACTACATTAACTTACCACCAAAAATTCCAGGAATTGATATCAATGGTTTTAATGGAACAGCAATGGTCGGTGGACAATTAGTTGATAAATATGCAGCAGCTAACGTTCCAGATGATGTGCATTTCTTTTTAGGGACAGATGGTTTAGGCCGTGACTTATTAAGCCGTTTATTCATGGGTACACGTATCTCCTTGTTAATTGCGTTTATTGCAGCAATGCTTGATATTATTTTTGGTGTGACATATGGTTTGATTTCTGGTCTTCTAGGTGGTCGCGTGGATAACGTGATGCAACGTATCTTAGAAGTATTATCAGGTATTCCAAACTTGGTTGTTATGATTTTAATGTTAGTTGTATTTAAACCAGGTATCTTCTCAATTGTTGCTGCAATGGCAATTACTAACTGGATTCCAATGGCACGTATTGTACGGGCACAAACAATGAAATTAAAAGATCAAGAATTTGTCTTGGCAGCGACAACGTTAGGTGAAAAACGTAGTAAAATTGCGTTCAAGCATATATTGCCAAACATTTCTAGTGTGATTATCGTACAAATGATGTTTAGTATCCCTTCTGCGATTTTCTTCGAAGCCTTCTTGAGCTTCATTGGTTTAGGTTTGAAACCACCAACCGCTTCTTTAGGGATGTTATTGAGTGATGGATATAAAACATTTAGATTCTTACCCTATCAAATGTGGATTCCAGCAGTTGTATTATCAGTAATTATGATTGGCTTTAACTTATTAGCAGATGGACTAAGAGATGCTTTTGATCCGAAAATGAAAGAGTGA
- a CDS encoding DUF3899 domain-containing protein, with amino-acid sequence MYLKKSSWVISLACTLFSVFRLFILQKFSFSALSDSLFIFTLLFLIIGGFLWVFASGFFDLFQASFKKRSQKSKTEYLKLSEVGRSSFRFWLEPAGILLVLSLLSLLIASSK; translated from the coding sequence ATGTATTTAAAAAAAAGTTCGTGGGTAATTAGTCTTGCTTGCACACTATTTAGTGTCTTTCGCTTATTTATCCTACAAAAATTTTCATTTAGTGCCTTATCAGATTCACTATTCATATTTACATTGCTGTTTCTCATTATTGGCGGTTTTCTTTGGGTATTTGCCTCAGGATTTTTTGACCTCTTTCAAGCATCCTTCAAAAAACGCAGTCAAAAATCAAAAACAGAGTATTTGAAATTGTCAGAAGTTGGGCGTTCTAGCTTTCGGTTTTGGCTAGAACCGGCAGGTATTTTACTTGTTTTGAGCTTACTATCTTTATTGATTGCAAGTAGTAAATAA